In Streptomyces sp. NBC_00448, the following are encoded in one genomic region:
- a CDS encoding zinc-binding dehydrogenase has protein sequence MPIPYGDHLAANLAANAPHGIDAFIDLFGPQYVQLAVDLGIPPERIETIISFEKAAQYGTRNAGSADGSTREVLTEMAAHAASGRIEIPIAATYPLHRVRNAFTALEQRHTHGKIALIP, from the coding sequence GTGCCGATCCCCTACGGCGACCACCTCGCCGCGAACCTGGCCGCCAACGCCCCACACGGCATCGACGCCTTCATCGACCTATTCGGACCCCAGTACGTCCAACTCGCCGTCGACCTAGGCATCCCGCCCGAGCGTATCGAAACGATCATCTCCTTCGAGAAGGCCGCCCAGTACGGCACCAGGAACGCGGGCAGTGCAGACGGCTCCACCCGCGAGGTTCTCACCGAGATGGCCGCCCACGCCGCGAGCGGCCGCATCGAGATTCCCATTGCCGCCACCTACCCCCTCCACCGCGTCCGCAACGCCTTCACCGCCCTGGAGCAGCGCCACACCCACGGCAAGATCGCACTCATCCCCTAG
- a CDS encoding alcohol dehydrogenase catalytic domain-containing protein, whose amino-acid sequence MTAAPGHARAVRFDRYGDRNVLYIADIPVPRPAPDEVLVEVRAAGINPGETAIRSGALHERFPAAFPSGQGSDLAGTVLETGRDVSEFAPGDEVLGYSWQRSSHATHAVVPAAQLICKPGELSWPVAGSLYVAACTAWAAVDAVETPGRARQSPSPPPPAESAASSSNSSPCAASASWPSPRPAEHPG is encoded by the coding sequence ATGACTGCCGCACCCGGACACGCCCGCGCCGTCCGCTTCGACCGCTACGGGGATCGCAACGTCCTCTACATCGCCGACATCCCCGTCCCTCGCCCCGCCCCCGACGAAGTCCTGGTCGAGGTCAGGGCCGCGGGCATCAACCCCGGCGAGACCGCCATCCGCAGCGGCGCCCTGCACGAGCGGTTCCCCGCCGCCTTCCCCTCGGGGCAGGGCAGTGACCTAGCAGGCACGGTCCTCGAAACAGGCAGAGATGTCAGCGAATTCGCGCCCGGCGACGAGGTCCTCGGCTACTCCTGGCAGCGCTCCAGCCATGCCACGCACGCCGTGGTTCCGGCCGCCCAGCTGATCTGCAAGCCCGGGGAGCTCAGCTGGCCCGTCGCCGGCAGCCTCTACGTCGCTGCCTGCACCGCATGGGCGGCCGTCGACGCGGTCGAGACCCCAGGCCGGGCGAGGCAGTCGCCGTCTCCGCCGCCGCCGGCGGAGTCGGCAGCATCGTCGTCCAACTCCTCGCCCTGCGCGGCGTCCGCGTCCTGGCCATCGCCTCGCCCGGCCGAGCACCCTGGCTGA